From Leucoraja erinacea ecotype New England chromosome 29, Leri_hhj_1, whole genome shotgun sequence:
ttaactccatcctccactgtcccattcaacaccccaccccccttattcagtttaaagccacccgtgtagcagtggcaaacctgcctgccagaatgctggtcccacacctgttaagatgcaatccgtcccttttgtacagttcccccttaccccaaaacagatcccagtgatctaagaatctaaatccctgccccgtgcaccagttcctcagccacacgttcaggtcccgtatctccctgttcctgctctcgccagcacggggaactggaagcaaaccggagataacaaccctggaggtcctgcttttcaacattttccgagctctctaaagtcgctgcagaatattcatccccttctttccgacatcgtttgtgccgacatgcactaccacttccggatgttcaccttcgcccttgaggattttctgcactctgtccgtgacatcctggatcctggcaccgggaaggcagcacaccatcctcgcatcccgtctgttgccgcagaaactcctgtccgtacctctcacgatggagtctcccactacaatggccttgcctgccttaggcctttttggttttggctcaacagccctattcgcatcacaggccagtccgccgctcacgtcttctgtcccaatagcttctaagcggatgaacctgtttacaagaggtacatcacccggggacgttggcattccatgcttccctcccttttctcactgtctcccaccttcttgGTCACACAGCCGTTAAATTTCCTGACCCATGCAACCAGTAAGTCCCGAATGTCTATCCATTTGATGTTGGTTTGGGATTTCTAAGGCTTTCCTTAGAATGGGAACTGGAGCGAGCTTATCACAGCAATCCAGGTGAAGCAGAAGCAAGGATTGCCTGCCTCCTGTTTTACATCTTCCACTGATTGGAATCCAGAGAATATACAGCAGTGTTCCAGATCCAAAGGGAAGGTCGCCAACATCTGAAGTTGCCCATGTTGAACCAGACCCAAGAAAGGGAAGGTCTGATGGGTACAAGAGGAAATAGGAGGACCCATTTGAAATGAGTTAATTCTCCTTGATTATCTGACTTTGGTTGGGTTCTGTTCATGCCTTACCTCCATTGATTCCAACATCTGAAGTTGCCCATGTTGAACCAGCCCAAGAAAATATTGGCTTGAAAATGGTTTGCACAAAAATCTGAGTGATGTTGGCTATTTGGATAGAAAACCCAGGAGTGAAATGATAATGATTTGTTTGAATTAAAGGGGCATTGGCAGACGGGATGGAATTTGGATGTAgatccaaggaactgcagttgttgttTGGTAGAAAAGACACAAACTACTGGGGAATCTGAGCAGGtcattatctctggagaacatggatgggtgatatttcgggtcaggacccttcttgggggggggagggggaggagaaaactGGACGAGAGGAGGGTCAGTACAaaacctggcaggtaataggttgatacaggaaAAGGGGGGGGGTAGGTAAGCtcatggtggacaaaggccagagattaatattcaggtgtgagacaaaaagattaaagagttgcaaattgtgaagctagaggaaggaatgaaggtgaaaggggagggggagaggaaaataggtgcaagtccaggtgggacaaAGTGGGTGAGGGGCGGTGTaagggtgaagggggaggggggggtcaggggtgagtggaggaagggagagggggaggatttTGTggatacctaaaattggagaattcaatgttcgtaccgttGCTACCCAAGTGGgatatgagatgatgttccttccagtttgcatgtggcccatTGGGAACATTACCAACTTCCTCAGGGTCTCCATCttgatttcaaaatacatttACCTTACTTCATTATCAGCTACTCAAAATCCTGGCACATCTTCTTAACAACTCCATGAAAGTCCCATCACCACATGAACTGGCGGTTCAAAGAGCAAACCTCTTGTCATATTCTCTACGGCAATTAGAAACGTGCAATAAATGATGGCCTTGTAAGTGACACTCACATTCCATAAATAAGAAAATTGAACAATGAAATAACATTTTATGTCTTGAAGACAGGTTGAACTCATTTAACAGAAATCTTACTTTAAGAAAATTTCAAAACCCTCACTCCCTGGAGCATTAAACACAGCGCTAGAAATGAACAAATTTATATTAAGGTTTACAGGTCAAACCAATTCTTCTGCTGTCAGCTTTTTTTAATCTGGCTGAAAATTTACGGGAAGTCTGCCATCTAATAAGCACATTTGACAGATCTAGCAAAATTCTGGAGATGAACATCAAACATTGATCGAAAAGATATTgcattataaatgtaaaattggctctATTTTTATGTTTAACTAAAGTTGTTAAAGtaaagtggtagagctgctgcctcacagcgccagagatccgagcTCGATCTTgaactagggtgctgtctgtgtggagtttgcacattttccctatgaccatgtaggtttcctccgggtgctctgctttcctcacacatcccaaaggcttgagggcttgtaggttaattggcctctgtaaattgcccctagtgtgtagtgggataactagtgtgaatggggatCAATTTTTGGCGTGGTCTCAGTGGGCGGAAGGCCCTGATTCCATGccatatctgtaaactaaactgcttTTTCCAAATATCcattaaatcaatcaatcaatcaatcaatcaatcaatcaatcaatcaatcaatcaatcctccactaaaactctcatcttgtcctcttccaaattgcgttgtttttaaatttgcgcaaaacggtatgtgatagcgctacgatttttcgccaccttactcgccattctcctgtgctgcaagttttgctccgatcggtggaatattacaaaagttatgaaggtttaaatatcataaaaactgccccttccggcacctgtTGTCAATCACcagcggcgaggagaataaagctgaagaagCGGAGTGAGCAGTGTGGAGAGCGAGTAGGGGCTGCATCTGCTATCATGACGAGCTGGGAACCGCTGAGTGAGTGCGGCCAGCAGGCAGTCGGTGAGTGAGTGCAGCCAGGAGCCGGTGAGTGCGGCCGGGcgggagccgctgagtgagtGCGGGGTCAGGAGCCGCTGAGTGAGACCGTACCAAccgcccacacccctcccccctcccacacacaaaccctccccccaccccactcacccccTGCCCCACACATACCTCccgccgcccacacacccctcccatcccacacaccctcctccctcacaccccccctccctcacacaccccctcccccataccaACCCCAcccatacacaccccccccccccccccataaccctcccaccccacacccgcgctgaccaaagatcacccaTTTGCTAGctctagcctacacactagggacaatttacagagtccaattaacctacaaacatgcacatctttgaatATGTGAGGAGACTGGAATACCTAGAGAAAAcctaggtggtcacagggagaacatgcaaactccgtacagacatcactcccgtagtcaggattgaacctcgtctctagcgctgtgaggcagcaactctaccgttgtgccgctGTGCTGCTCAAACAGCCATAACACTATTTTTATAGTGTTGTCACTGAGGTATTGTGGTGAATAGGGCACCATGCCGCATAAAGCTAGATCCCACAGATAGCATTGTGCTAGCACTCAATCTGTTTTGCTTTGGTGTTAGTTGGTATTGAGCAGAATAATAACTAGATTTCTGCTGCTATTGTATGTAATGTTGGCAAAGGAGAATATGGGTGTTGCGAACTCCACAGAAGTGAAGCCTTCAGATCCTGAGTAGAGATTCTCCACTGCAGTTGGTAATCGTGCTGAAGAGTCAATGACATGGGGAGGTATTTGTACCTTGGGGCAGGTTTGGTGAGTGTGGGAAGGTCGTGAACACCTACACCGTGGTGTAAGTTGGAGCCAGACAGGTAAACTCCAGGAAGAGGCAAGATGGAGTTGATGACGTTGGAGATGAACTTTCATTTAAACTGATACTTAAGGGCATGGATAGAAATTATAAAGAGGTGGTCCTTATACTAATATATTTTCTTCACGTAAAGAATATTCAGATGTGGAATAAATTTCCAGGAAAAGAGATGATCACAATAACCATGGAAATATTTAAGAAAATGGGGTGAGTTTTAAATCTCGCTGGGCAGACTGGTGTGGCACGGTGATGTAGTAACAGTGCTGCTGCTACATTATTCCATACCTCAGTATGATCCTGACCTCCAATGCTGTCAGTTTTGAAGCTGCTTATTTTATCTGCTACCACATGAGTTTCCACCAAATACAcatgattcctcccacatcccgaacatGTGTTGGTAGTTAACAGGCTACTGTTACACCTACTGTAGGGAAAGAATCAGGAGAATAGTGGGAATAAGACTCATGGGATAGGTTTGAGAACTGACATGGATTTGATGGGTCAAAAGGCCTTCTTCTGTGTTGCATGAAcatgaaaataaatcaaaatggCCTTTTTTGCGTAATGATCTTGTGGTTACAtaagaaagtagacaaaaatgctggagaaagtcagcggatgaggcagcatctatggagcgaaggaataggtgacgttttgggtcgagacccttcctcagactgatgtgggggtgaggggggcgggaagaagaaaggaagaggcggagacagtgggttgtgggagagctgggaaggggaggggaaggagggagaaagcagggactacctgaaattggagaagtcaatgttcatgacgctggggtgtaaactacccaagcgaaatatgaagtgctgctcctccaatttgcggtgggactcactctagccatggaggaggcccaggacagaagggccggatacggaatgggagggggagttgaaatgctgagccaccgggagatcagggttggttaatgcaaactgtgcggaagtgttgggcgaagcgatcgccaagcctgcgtgcgcttggtctcatcgatgtagagcagttgacaccaagagcagcagatgcaatagatgaggttggaggaggtgcatgtgaacctctgcctcacctggagagactgcttgggtccttggatggagtcgaaggggggaggtaaagcgaaaagtgtagcatttcctgcggttgcaagggaaagtaccaggggagggggtggtttgggatgggatgaattgaccagggagttacggaggaagcggtctctgcagaaagtcgaaaggggaggagatgggaagatgtggccagtggtgggatcccgttagaggtggcgaaaaaaaggtggaggattatctgttgaatgtgacggctggtagggtggaaggtgaggacaagggggactcttgtccttgttacgagtgggggggatggggagtgagagcggagctacgggatatagaagagaccctggtgagagcctcatctatagttgaagaggggaacccccgttccctaaagtatGAGGacgtctccgatgccctggtttggaagtcTGGTTATATAATGCCTTTCTTGGTTGATAACCTCTACTTCAAGAGCTAGAGATGTAAATGTTTCATGTAAACGAGAACCTGGCATGATATATTTGACATcttttgtggagggaatgatagGTGTCAAATTGGGAAGGCCCTTCCAATATTACTCTTATTTTCTGCCACCGAAAAGTGGCACTCCTGACCAGTAGGCTCAGAGAGTCTACTAACTTGTACTACTCACGGTCCCCCAGATCCACATCagtcggtctcctctccatccacaagtccaacctccgcagttttggggacagagccttctccagggcagctcccaggctctggaactccctcccccaactgatccgcaattccgtgtccctcaccatcgtccagtcccgcctcaagacccatctcttcacctctgcctatccttagccccacgtccccctcccttttcatctgtgcacgaattgcttcatattgtgttttgaattgaattttgtctttaatttgtatactagtcatgtctctactatttatttcattccccttacatgtttttctctgcctgctaaatttttgtagactcttgagactcttgaaaggcacccataaataaaatttattattattattattattaactatcTAACTCAAAGATGTAGTGTGCGCTCTGGTAGAATTGGCCCATTTTCCACAATCTCATGCCActgctgtttggagtttgcagagTAAATTAATTGGAGAGATAATCATGGATTTGGAGGATTGGGAGAGATGTTTGAAGCTGATGATCATGAGGTTTAGGGAAATACTGGGCAGAAGACGCTGAGGTCATTGCACAGAGGTTGGAGAGTCAGACGGATGATGAGGGTGGTTTCCTGTTTATGGCTGCTGAGGGGGGCAGTCAGATAACCATGATGGTGGATTAGCAACATAATATGGCAGATAATGGGTTGTTCAGTCAGCCAGGTAGACTTTGAGGAGATAGGCTGAGGAGATTATGAGTGAGGTGGTGTTGGGATGCTTGTAatggtggaaaaatcaaagatgGAACGAACCAAGTGAAAGATCAATTCCCTAGCTAATATTTAAACAAACATGCAATGTCAAAGTTGGCATGTCTTAAGTATGTTATAATCATCTGATGTTACTATGCATACCCTGAAATCTTTGTGTTGTTATTGTGTCACATATACCGAAATCGGACATCATCTTGCCTTTTTGCTCAAAGTTCAAAACATTGTACATTCCTACCTTGTATCATATTTCCAGGTGCATATTTAATGATTCCAAGATATCGAAACCCTTGGAAATATTAACAGAAATTGCTCGAAACACTCAGCAAATCGAGCAGCCTCTGTAGAGGGAGAGACGCAATTGACGTCGCGGAATCAGCGTCAAAATGTGCCCCCACGCTGCATTCTGGGAAATGTAGTTCTCATAGGCCCAGAGGCTGACGAGCGCATGCGTGCCACCGCGTTGCAGGCTGGGAGATGTAGTTCAGATTTGGACGGTTCGTGTGGGTAGGTGAGCGCATGCGTGCGGCCGCTATGCAGGCTGGGCGATGTAGTTCTTTCGGGGGCAGAAATTGTGGTAACGGTCGGTGAGCGCATGCGTGCGGCCGCGGTGCGGGCTGGGTGTCGGCTTGTCCTTGCTGGAGCTGCCGGATCCAGACGGGAAGTTGCGGGCATGTTCGCCGCCAGGATCTGCTCCATACTCCGACCCGGTGCCTTGCCCTCGGCACGGGCAGTGCTTGCTAGGGGCTATGCCGAGGCGGCACCGGCTTCGGCCTCCGCCGTCAGGATGTCCTTCACCTTTGCTTCTCCGACCAAGGTAAGGCCTCGGGCTCGGTCCTCGGCCTATCCCGGCGGCTGACCTCGGCCTAGCCCGAGACTCAGCCTGTCACAGCGGCCTATCCCAGCATCTGGTCACTACTCTGTAATGGGtgtgaacattgaacagtacagcataggatcaggcccttcgactcacaatGTCTGGGCTGAATATGGtgacatgttaaactaatctcttctgcctgcaagtgatctacATCCCcagtccattccctgcatattcatgtgaccatccaaaagactcttaaatcccactattgtATTTTCACCTCCATAGATGGCAGGGTGTTCAACCACCCTCTGTTAATAAAAAActttgccctacacatctcctttaaactttgcccctctcaccctaaagctatgctctctagtctgaCATTTTCATCGtggataaaaggttctgactgtctaccctatttatgcttcTCGTCATTTTATACACTTATATCAGGTCTCGCCTCAGCTTCTGCTTCAGaggaaacaatctaagtttgtccaaactccttataactaatacctgctaatccaggcagcattcgggtaaatctctgcaccctttccaaagcatccacatcctaTAATGGGGGACCAGAGCAGCAAACAATACTTGAAATGTGCTCTAACTAAAgttacaacatgacttcctggctcttgTACTTGATGCCCTGAATCTTGATAGGTTTATTTTGTACACTGGATCCAATACGTTGCTCAGAAGTATCCCATCACAAAGACCAGCCTTCCTCCCGCCGATTccttctacacttcatgctgtcttGAGAAagtagccaacatcatcaagggctATGTACACTCTGGTcattctcctcttctcccttctcctgtgGAGCAGAGATAAGCATGAAAGCATACAAGGTGaatagtcagaacctttcacactcagggtgaaaatgtcaaatattgaGGGCATTACTTTAAGCTGAggagcaaggtttaaaggagatctgggtggggggggggggtgacaggttttttttttttacatggatgGTGATGGGTGCCAACAATGTGCTGCCGGCATGGTGGTGGAAGCTTAAACATGGTGAATCGCGCTATAACAGCTTTCCCCCCCACTGTATTAGACTCGTGAACTCTTGTATGCTGGGGtgaagtcctgatcttccaacctaccctgCACCGTCACATTTTTTTATCTTTAGTTATTTCAAGGATATCTGTTTTGCCTGATATAAATCGTATTATGACTTTTATCcttaaatttaaatttgaaattaaaattgaatatttCATTTGTACCTGCAGTACATGTTTACCAAGCTTTCAGTGACCatccaaaagactcttaaatcccactattgtATTTTCACCTCCATAGATGGCAGGGTGTtcaaccaccctctgtttaaaaaaaaaactttgccctacacatctcctttaaactttgcccctctcaccctaaagctatgctctctagtctgaCATTTTCATCGtggataaaaggttctgactgtctaccctatttatgcttcTCGTCATTTTATACACTTATATCAGGTCTCGCCTCAGCTTCTGCTTCAGaggaaacaatctaagtttgtccaaactccttataactaatacctgctaatccaggcagcattcgggtaaacctctgcaccctttccaaagcatccacatcctaTAATGGGGGACCAGAGCTGCAAACAATACTTGAAATGTGCTCTAACTAAAGTTACAATATGACTTCCTGGCTCTTGTACTTGATGCCCTGAATCTTGATAGGTTTATTTTGTACACTGGATCCAATACATTGCTCAGAAGTATCCCATCACAAAGACCAGCCTTCCTCCCgtcgattccatctacacttcatgctgtcttGAGAAagtagccaacatcatcaagggctATGTACACTCTGGTCATtctcctcttctcccatctcctgtGGAGCAGAGATAAGCATGAAAGCATACAAGGTGaatagtcagaacctttcacactcagggtgaaaatgtcaaatattagagggcattacTTTAAGCTGAggagcaaggtttaaaggagatctgggtggggggggggtgacaggttttttttttttacatggatgGTGATGGGTGCCAACAATGTGCTGCCAGGCATGGTGGTGGAAGCTTAAACAGGTGAAATCGCATAGAACAGCTTTCCCCCCACTGTATTAGACTCGTGAACTCTTGTATGCTGGGGtgaagtcctgatcttccaacctaccctgCACCATGCACATTTTTTATCAGTGTTTTCTGTTTCCCTTCTGTTTTGCCTGATATACTCAGTATTTTGACTTTTATCcttaaatttaaatttgaaattaaaattgaatatttCATTTGTACCTGCAGTACATGTTTACCAAGCTTTCACAGCACCTAtgtccaagccatcagatatttgaatttgcactaatcactttgcactttcttttgcacttgcacttacgcttaatatgacgctgctgggtactgtccttcctgtatatattgtccttcgtacggtattgtctgtattatttattgtggtgtatgtggtggttgtattgtactgtattgtatctgtcgGAGAGTGAActaagacacattcctatcaacttgttgacatggcaataaatttcttgaatcttgaatcttaccattaaaatatttttcttccAATGCCTTAACCAatccatttatatatatatatatatttttaaattacttttgaTTCTATTTCTACCTTTCTTGCCAATGCATTATACCCCCTTGTGGTGAATGCAAATAACTGACAATCCACACACCACCCTCACCAGCCATTCCCCCGAGCACTAATGCACTATGGCTGCAGTGCAGGGCTGCAGTATGCGTCATTTGCAAACACACTGCATTTACCTAGGCTGGTTTATCGGCAGTTCCCAAACCCATGTCCCACCAATAACATCAAGGGCTGTGGTGTGTGGGAACACCACCACTTAAGGTTCCTCTCCAAGTTCATTCTTCCTATTTGGAACTATCTCCCGTCTTTCATCACTGGGTCTCAATCCATGGGGTCACAAGAGAAACGTGCAAATTTCACACAGGTGTACtccgaggtgaggatcgaactctggtttctggtgctgtgaggctgcaactctaccagctatgtCGCTGCGGTAGCTCACCACTGTTGACGTTTcgtgatgggcaataaatgtgagCCTATAAAGTTTAAAACGAATGACTTACAATAGTTTTGATGGTGGGAAAGCTTACTggaatgtgatttaaaaaaaacttttaatatGCTTCTTTTGTCAGGTATTCTATAAGGAAGCGAATGTTAAACAAGTAGATGTTCCAACACTGACTGGAAGCTTTGGTATTCTACCAGCTCATGTGCCCACGCTTCAGGTGCTAAAACCTGGAGTTGTCACTGTCATTGATGAGGAGGGTGGTCAGACTAAATATTTTGGTAGGTTAACGTGATTTTATggtagaaataagttaaaaattaaaattCCTGAACTAATTtctaattattttacctttactGCTGTCAATTGCATAAATTAGTGGCATTTGATGGTGGTTTGTAGTAAATAATTTTTGTTGCTGTATTTTGAATCGCATCTAGAAATATGTATGTTTTGTATCATTGGATAGATGCTTTTTTGTAAAGTAATAAATCTAACTTTGTAAGCATATAATGCCAGACATGGTATGATGACATTCACATTATTACTAAGTGAGGTGAGAACCTGACTGGCGATTCAGTGGGAGAGCATTTTTGCGACAGTAATCACAACtccttaaaatacaatacaatacaacggtttatttgtcacattgcacaaaaagtgcaagtgaaatgatatgtcagcagcgatacaatgataaagggcacacacaaaaacacaataaaattttaacacaaacatccaccacagcattcatcactgtggtggaaggcacacaatttggccagtcctcctccattttcccccgtggtctaaAATGAAGACAACTATGAATGGAGATAATACTGGTCCTTTTGGAGGGGGGTCGGGTGCACTAAATTGTGTGAGGGAAAGTACAACATTATTAGGCACGAGCTAGAGAGACTAAATGGAGAGATGCTGTTATTGGATCTGTGTTGATTTCGATAATTTGTTATTTGCATTacattgtatttttgtttaattttagttttattattttgGGAGCATGTACCATTCTGGTGGTAATATTGAGGTATATTATAGGAGAATATTTCTTGCCAATTTTGCAGAAGTAGTTCATGGTGAGCTTGTTATAATCATtaacaattgaatggcagagtatgtcGTGTCagattttatatcgttcaagagattactccctctagccactaaagtAGACTACATGGTTGCGGAGATTGTCgtaatacgcatgtgagctctccttgagaccttcagagcttctttacAGATAAATCTtgataacacagtcttttgattaatagtttctttattgttgaagaaacgcAATAAGATGCATCCTACCTTCTTCTACGACTCGCacactttaatcttcgtcaaactccagcatatcgctttaaacgttagaaaactcctcgggTCTCGGTTAAACGTCACATGGTCAAAGAGTAAACCTTCCTCATGcaagtccaaaactaaactaaaaattaagctTCTGCACAAGAAACCTAGCACCAAACACGGCCTTGactacgtcataaatcccacccacataattacgggtagtctaaaatttaaaggcaagtgccataattaatgacacacaaaataagccaaatggccactacagtgtAAAATACTGTTCTAAATGGCACATTTACGAATAATAGATACAAAAAATACTTAAGTGTGTAAGGTATTCCAGGTTCAATACTGAAGGCAATAGGATTAATGACCAGAAAAACAGGAagaaaattacattaaaatatatatcAGTCATTGTCTGCTGCACACTGCACTGAACCTGTTTATTCCTTTCCAGTGAGCAGTGGTTCTGTGACAGTGAATGCAGACTCCTCGGTTCAGCTGTTAGCTGAAGAGGCAACAGTCTTGGAGAATTTGGATGTCACTGTAAGTATACTTGAATATTGGATGGTCTGGCCCTGCGAGTCAGTGTGAATTTTGAGGAGGAAGCGATGTGCTTTGGGTATTccaaggacatggcagatgaaTACAAGTGCTCATCTACTTTGGCAGCAAATTATAAATGCAGCACATTTTTAAATAGTGAGGAATTTGGATATGTTGACGCTCAAAGGAATTTGCAAGTTACCCTGTAGCAAGGTAGCTCTGTTATAAACGTGTTTCCATAATGAAAAATGGGTAGTACGCAACTGATGGGAACACAATTAGGATACACTATTTGTAATATGTGGGCTGAATTGCTACAGCTATAGATCGTAATGATTTTAGTCTCTAAGTTGGGCTGAGATCAAACATTAGCTGAATAGCCTACTTCTATTCCATAAGTTCTAATTGGTAAAGCAACATTTTAAGATTGTGCTACGTTTTGGTCTTGAACCTTTTGTGTGATTTAGGATTGTAAACTCGTGCCTGCATTATTGGACTTCTAAAATAGTATgttttaattttagcaaagatggCACAATTATGTTAAACTAAGTTTTCATTTGGGAACACGCTGGCTCAACTAGCAAAAGTAGCAAATACTGGACAAAAGAATGAACCATCAAGGCCAATTTAATGCTCTACTAAATAATTATTTCCAGATCTCACTAGCTTTCTCTTTGGCAGATGGAAATGTTCTATGGCCTGCAGTTATATTGTGCTAAAATACATTTCCTAGTCTATTCAATGGACATATGAGGTAGTTCCCAGA
This genomic window contains:
- the atp5f1d gene encoding ATP synthase subunit delta, mitochondrial, with protein sequence MRAAAVRAGCRLVLAGAAGSRREVAGMFAARICSILRPGALPSARAVLARGYAEAAPASASAVRMSFTFASPTKVFYKEANVKQVDVPTLTGSFGILPAHVPTLQVLKPGVVTVIDEEGGQTKYFVSSGSVTVNADSSVQLLAEEATVLENLDVTAAKANLDKANAELSTATDEVERAEALINVEANEAIIKALE